The Leptolyngbyaceae cyanobacterium genome has a window encoding:
- a CDS encoding diguanylate cyclase: MNTFGYLFTIPGYLPIELIYSSGKTMVYRALREADEQVVAIELLQRECPSFTELLQFRNRYTTTKNLDHPGIIRLYSLQPYGNSYALVMEDFGGISLNEYIQTRSLTFTEILKIALQLADILDALYRNRIIHKNIQPANILINPDCQQIKLTDFSIASLLPKESQEIQNPNILEGTLAYLSPEQTGRMNRGIDYRTDFYSLGITLYELLTGKLPCECKEPMELVHCHLAHPPTPPHETNPEIPLILSQLVLKLIAKNPEDRYQSALGLKHDLQICLSQWQETGKIELFELGKRDICDRFRICEKLYGRQAEVQTLLDAFDRISKGSTETIVVAGFSGIGKTAVINEIHKPIVRQRGYFIKGKFDQLQRALPLSAFVQAFRDLMTQLLYESDARLAQWKDKILAALGENAQAIVEVIPELEQIIGVQPPAPELSGNAAQNRFNLLFQKFLQVFATKEHPLVIFIDDLQWADVASLKLIQLLLCQLETNYLLLIGAYRDNEIFPAHPLMLTLEEVKQERIIFHEITLNPLSQIHLNQLIADTLNCDRQMALPLTKIVYQKTKGNPFFSIQFLKALHDEGVIVFNRERGYWQCDITQIKTKAVTDDVVEFMGLQLQKLPIATQNVLKLAACIGSEFDLEKLAIIWQQSPTATAAALWNALQEELILPASEVYKFYQDNGNQEESSQLSIPDRQLLNYKFLHDRVQQAAYSLIPEPEKQSTHVKIGQLLLKSTSKEEIEEKIFYIVNQLNYGIELINQPEERKKIVQLNLMAGRKAKTTNAYAAAVDYLTNAIKFLPAESWITDYQLTLIVYEEAIEAAYLCGDFSQMEYWQDILLSKAVTFLDRVKTYEVKITACVAQNKLREGIDVALFVLNQLGIDFPLEPTPADWQKGIQEVTDNLGDRPVASALDLPFMSDPSCQAALRILVKIDAPVYLSFPTLLPLTICREVNLSLVYGNAAGSAKAYANYGLLLCSGMGDLEIGYQFGQLALNLLKKLESKEAIPSVYFLVNFFIRHWKDPLRQTLKPLQEAYTIGLETGDLIHAAVAVEKYCYHAYFAGEPLPLLAIEMKIYGEKIVQLKQHVAMCTHEIHWQSLLNLMGDTENPRLLIGNVCDERVILPRHLRDNTRTALFYLYFNKLFLCYLFDDYYQALENAGFTEQYLDGGNGQYSSFLFYFYDSLTRLALYTSSCQSERNKILQKVAANQEKMLKWAHYAPMNFQNKCDLVMAERYRILGEKKEAIDYYDTAINLAKQNEFLPEEALAYELAAKFYSDWGKEKIAQSYMIEAYYCYNRWGATAKIKHLEKLYPQLRTASTLAALDFPTLCQASHALSKEINLDKLLTILLNTVITNAGASKCVLMLLWDSVLQVEAVTEIGQTARILPGIPVEESVDIPLTLIYTVKHSLQTIAIDDATKEVSLLADAYAIEHQPKSILCMPILNQAKLVGMLYLENCQTTGAFTQERVEILNLLCMQAAISLENARLYEQLKDYSYHLEIKVAERTAELEKANQELYRIATLDGLTLVANRRCFDSYLQEQWQKLTIAKQPLGLLLCDIDFFKLYNDRYGHQAGDECLKQVAQFLSQLVRRSSDLVARYGGEEFAIVLPDTDRLGTIQVAERIGSETKRLQLPHAKSPIAPYITLSVGVANVVPDREGSWTTLISTADRALYKAKNAGRNRYFVD, encoded by the coding sequence ATGAATACGTTTGGGTATTTATTTACCATTCCTGGGTATCTTCCGATCGAACTAATTTATTCAAGTGGCAAGACGATGGTATATCGGGCTTTGCGAGAGGCGGATGAACAAGTAGTAGCGATCGAGCTACTCCAACGAGAATGCCCTAGCTTTACCGAATTATTGCAATTTCGCAATCGATACACGACAACCAAAAATTTAGACCATCCCGGAATCATTCGTCTTTATAGTTTGCAGCCATATGGCAATAGTTACGCCTTAGTGATGGAAGATTTCGGCGGCATTTCTCTCAATGAGTATATCCAAACGCGATCGCTAACTTTCACGGAAATATTGAAAATTGCTTTGCAACTTGCTGACATTCTGGATGCGCTATATCGAAATCGAATTATTCACAAAAATATTCAGCCTGCCAACATTTTAATCAATCCCGACTGCCAACAGATCAAATTGACAGATTTCTCAATCGCTTCTCTGCTACCCAAGGAAAGTCAAGAAATTCAAAATCCGAATATTTTAGAAGGAACTCTAGCATATTTATCGCCGGAGCAAACGGGACGGATGAATCGGGGAATTGATTATCGTACCGATTTCTATTCATTGGGTATCACGTTATACGAACTATTAACCGGAAAATTGCCATGTGAATGCAAAGAGCCGATGGAGTTGGTACATTGTCATTTAGCACACCCGCCAACTCCGCCTCATGAGACTAATCCTGAGATTCCGCTAATTTTGTCTCAATTAGTCCTCAAATTAATCGCCAAAAATCCCGAAGATCGCTACCAGAGTGCTTTGGGATTAAAGCACGATTTGCAGATCTGCTTATCCCAGTGGCAAGAAACGGGCAAAATCGAGTTGTTCGAGTTGGGAAAGCGGGATATATGCGATCGCTTTCGCATTTGTGAGAAACTTTACGGCAGACAAGCGGAAGTGCAAACGCTACTCGACGCATTCGATCGCATTAGTAAGGGTAGCACCGAAACGATCGTGGTAGCTGGATTTTCCGGTATCGGTAAAACTGCCGTCATCAACGAAATTCATAAACCAATTGTCAGACAACGCGGCTATTTTATCAAAGGAAAATTCGACCAACTTCAGCGAGCGCTCCCCTTATCTGCATTCGTGCAAGCCTTTCGAGATTTAATGACACAATTACTTTATGAAAGCGATGCACGATTAGCCCAGTGGAAAGATAAAATACTGGCAGCTTTAGGTGAAAACGCCCAAGCGATCGTCGAAGTAATCCCCGAATTAGAGCAGATTATTGGAGTGCAACCACCCGCTCCAGAATTATCAGGAAATGCCGCCCAAAATCGCTTTAACTTGTTATTTCAAAAATTTCTGCAAGTTTTTGCCACCAAAGAGCATCCTTTAGTCATATTTATAGACGATCTCCAATGGGCTGATGTCGCTTCCTTGAAGTTAATCCAATTACTGCTCTGCCAATTAGAGACTAATTATTTACTATTAATCGGTGCTTACCGAGATAACGAAATATTTCCCGCTCATCCCCTCATGCTGACATTAGAAGAGGTAAAACAAGAACGAATAATTTTTCACGAGATTACCCTTAACCCTTTAAGCCAAATTCATCTCAACCAGCTAATTGCCGACACCTTAAATTGCGATCGGCAAATGGCATTACCTTTAACCAAAATTGTTTATCAAAAAACCAAAGGAAATCCGTTTTTTAGTATACAGTTTCTCAAAGCATTACATGATGAAGGCGTCATTGTTTTTAATAGAGAGCGGGGTTATTGGCAATGCGATATAACTCAAATTAAAACTAAAGCCGTTACCGATGATGTAGTAGAATTCATGGGATTGCAATTGCAAAAATTGCCGATCGCCACTCAAAATGTATTGAAATTGGCCGCTTGCATTGGCAGCGAGTTCGATCTAGAAAAATTAGCAATTATTTGGCAACAGTCGCCCACGGCGACGGCTGCTGCTTTGTGGAATGCCCTGCAAGAAGAATTAATTCTGCCAGCTAGTGAAGTTTATAAGTTTTATCAAGATAACGGCAATCAAGAAGAAAGCAGCCAATTATCAATTCCCGATCGCCAATTACTCAATTATAAATTTCTCCACGATCGAGTTCAACAAGCAGCTTATTCGCTGATTCCAGAACCAGAAAAACAGTCAACTCACGTCAAAATAGGTCAACTTTTATTAAAAAGTACCTCAAAAGAAGAAATTGAAGAAAAAATTTTCTATATTGTCAATCAATTGAATTATGGAATTGAATTAATAAATCAACCGGAAGAACGAAAAAAAATAGTCCAATTAAACCTCATGGCCGGACGCAAAGCAAAAACCACAAACGCTTATGCTGCGGCGGTTGATTATTTAACAAATGCCATAAAGTTTTTACCCGCTGAAAGTTGGATAACCGATTATCAATTAACTTTAATAGTCTATGAAGAAGCGATCGAAGCTGCCTACTTGTGCGGTGATTTTTCCCAAATGGAATATTGGCAAGATATTTTACTATCGAAAGCCGTAACATTTCTCGATCGAGTAAAAACTTATGAAGTCAAAATTACTGCTTGTGTCGCCCAAAATAAACTGCGAGAAGGCATTGATGTAGCGCTCTTTGTCCTCAACCAATTAGGTATTGATTTTCCTTTAGAACCAACACCAGCCGATTGGCAAAAGGGAATTCAAGAAGTAACTGATAACTTAGGCGATCGACCAGTTGCCAGTGCGCTGGATTTACCCTTCATGAGCGATCCGAGTTGCCAAGCAGCATTGCGTATTTTAGTTAAAATAGATGCTCCTGTTTATTTATCTTTTCCGACGCTTTTACCTTTAACTATTTGCCGGGAAGTTAATTTATCTTTAGTCTATGGTAACGCGGCTGGCTCGGCAAAAGCTTATGCTAATTACGGCTTGCTTTTATGTTCGGGAATGGGAGATTTAGAAATCGGTTATCAATTCGGTCAGTTGGCTCTCAATTTATTAAAAAAGCTGGAATCGAAAGAAGCTATTCCTAGCGTTTACTTTTTAGTTAACTTTTTTATTCGACATTGGAAAGACCCCCTGCGTCAAACATTAAAACCACTGCAAGAAGCATATACGATCGGTTTGGAAACAGGAGATTTGATTCACGCTGCCGTCGCTGTTGAAAAATACTGCTATCATGCGTATTTTGCAGGCGAACCATTGCCGTTGTTAGCAATAGAAATGAAAATTTATGGCGAAAAAATAGTGCAATTAAAGCAACACGTAGCGATGTGTACCCATGAAATTCATTGGCAATCACTGCTGAATTTAATGGGAGATACTGAAAATCCCCGTCTTTTGATCGGTAATGTTTGCGATGAAAGGGTGATTTTGCCGCGCCATCTCCGAGATAACACCAGAACTGCCCTTTTTTATTTATATTTTAATAAATTATTTCTGTGTTATTTATTTGACGATTATTACCAAGCTTTAGAAAATGCCGGATTTACCGAACAATATTTAGATGGTGGCAACGGTCAATATAGTTCATTTCTATTTTATTTTTACGATTCTCTGACGCGATTAGCTCTTTATACTAGTAGTTGCCAAAGCGAACGAAATAAGATTCTGCAAAAGGTAGCAGCTAATCAAGAAAAAATGCTTAAATGGGCGCATTATGCACCGATGAATTTTCAGAATAAATGTGATTTAGTAATGGCAGAACGATATCGAATCTTGGGAGAAAAAAAAGAAGCTATCGATTATTACGATACAGCCATAAATTTAGCCAAACAAAACGAGTTTCTTCCCGAAGAAGCACTAGCCTACGAATTGGCTGCTAAATTCTATTCGGATTGGGGAAAAGAAAAAATCGCCCAAAGTTACATGATTGAAGCTTATTACTGTTACAACCGTTGGGGTGCTACAGCCAAAATAAAACACTTAGAAAAACTTTATCCGCAGTTACGTACTGCTTCCACTTTAGCAGCTTTAGATTTTCCTACTCTCTGTCAAGCTTCCCACGCTCTTTCTAAAGAAATTAATTTAGATAAATTACTGACTATTTTGCTCAATACGGTGATTACCAATGCGGGGGCTAGTAAGTGCGTATTGATGTTGCTGTGGGATAGTGTTTTGCAAGTGGAAGCGGTGACTGAAATCGGACAAACAGCTAGAATTCTACCAGGGATTCCAGTTGAGGAAAGCGTTGATATTCCGCTGACGCTGATTTATACGGTTAAGCACAGTTTACAAACTATTGCGATCGACGATGCAACTAAAGAAGTTTCTTTATTAGCAGATGCTTACGCGATCGAACACCAGCCTAAAAGTATTTTATGTATGCCGATTTTGAATCAAGCTAAACTGGTGGGAATGTTGTATTTGGAAAATTGCCAAACAACGGGAGCATTTACGCAAGAACGAGTAGAAATCTTGAATTTATTATGTATGCAGGCCGCTATTTCCCTGGAAAACGCCCGACTTTACGAGCAATTAAAAGATTATTCCTATCATTTAGAAATTAAAGTAGCCGAACGGACGGCAGAATTAGAAAAAGCCAATCAAGAACTTTATCGGATCGCTACTTTGGATGGTTTAACTTTAGTGGCAAATCGTCGTTGTTTTGATTCTTATTTACAGGAACAATGGCAAAAACTTACGATCGCGAAACAGCCGTTAGGACTTTTGTTATGCGATATCGATTTTTTTAAACTTTACAACGATCGTTACGGTCATCAAGCTGGTGATGAATGTTTAAAACAGGTGGCCCAATTTTTAAGTCAATTAGTCAGGCGATCGAGTGATTTAGTGGCTCGTTATGGGGGTGAGGAATTCGCGATCGTATTACCAGATACCGATCGGCTAGGAACGATACAAGTTGCAGAAAGAATTGGTTCGGAAACCAAACGACTGCAATTACCTCACGCTAAATCGCCGATCGCACCTTATATTACCCTAAGCGTGGGTGTAGCTAATGTAGTCCCCGATCGAGAAGGGTCTTGGACAACTTTGATTTCTACTGCCGATCGCGCATTGTATAAAGCTAAAAATGCGGGGCGAAATCGATATTTTGTTGATTAG